A single window of Aspergillus flavus chromosome 4, complete sequence DNA harbors:
- a CDS encoding SET domain protein, producing the protein MKREYLPIETLSAWTRLNGISVDGVTFRKVRTEDGIDKGCAIVATGEKSNESSETGEVDAETLLRVPSDLILSLRLVETHAKSDRYLREVLDAVGDFGRTARGAILIFLVLQITYSSPDFADEHHRIGVSNPWTEYIQYLPSSITLPTFYTVEERELLRGTSLKLAVDAKIVSLENEFELLRQSTENISWCRKHWWDENTGRFTLDDWKYVDAMYRSRMVDLPSSGHAMVPCIDMANHASEDIVKALYEEDTEGNAVLQLRSGRKLHSDEEVTISYGDDKPASEMIFSYGFLENERGGAKQIFLNLDIPEDDPLIMAKKRVCKAPPGLRLFDAPTAERGSTDWDSPFVWWLCVNQEDGLEFEVLQTNDGGREVKVSWKGEEIKDPNDIKSLLAKDPLWDIFQLRAVVTVLNRLESHFLILRETQIMVEEINHNEDMLALFRPEVYNTINSLRELEGKLLEKGIEDLVQQRQDLMASEAVAAYLTQQQADDVEEDFS; encoded by the exons ATGAAGCGTGAATACCTTCCCATTGAGACACTTTCTGCTTGGACAAGGCTCAATGGCATCTCCGTCGATGGGGTCACTTTCCGCAAGGTGCGAACCGAAGATGGCATAGACAAGGGATGCGCGATAGTAGCGacaggagagaagagcaATGAGAGCTCAGAGACCGGAGAAGTAGATGCAGAGACTCTCCTTCGAGTTCCCTCCGACTTGATTCTGTCGCTTAGGTTGGTTGAAACTCATGCCAAGTCTGATCGGTATCTGCGTGAGGTACTAGACGCCGTCGGCGATTTCGGAAGA ACAGCTAGGGGTGCGATTTTGATCTTCTTAGTCCTCCAGATCACATACTCTAGTCCGGATTTCGCGGATGAGCACCATCGCATTGGAGTGTCCAACCCTTGGACCGAATATATACAGTATTTGCCATCTTCAATCACACTACCTACGTTCTACACGGTGGAAGAGCGGGAGCTTCTGCGGGGGACATCTCTGAAATTGGCGGTGGATGCAAAGATCGTCTCGCTTGAGAATGAATTTGAGCTCTTACGCCAATCAACCGAGAACATATCTTGGTGTCGCAAGCATTGGTGGGATGAGAATACAGGAAGATTCACGTTGGACGACTGGAAATACGTCGATGCTATGTACCGATCGCGTATGGTGGATTTGCCCAGTTCTGGCCATGCAATGGTTCCATGCATTGACATGGCTAACCATGCATCTGAGGATATTGTGAAAGCTTTATACGAAGAGGATACAGAAGGCAATGCTGTGCTTCAGCTACGATCGGGGCGGAAACTTCATTCCGACGAGGAAGTTACTATATC GTACGGGGACGACAAACCAGCATCGGAGATGATATTCTCCTATGGATTCCTCGAGAATGAGAGAGGAGGTGCAAAGCAGATATTTCTCAATCTGGACATCCCCGAAGACGACCCATTGATTATGGCCAAGAAACGAGTTTGCAAGGCACCGCCAGGACTTCGTTTATTCGATGCTCCTACGGCAGAAAGGGGTAGCACTGATTGGGATAGTCCGTTTGTCTGGTGGCTTTGCGTGAACCAAGAAGACGGGCTTGAATTTGAAGTATTACAAACCAATGATGGGGGTAGAGAAGTCAAAGTCAGTTGGAAAGGTGAGGAGATCAAAGATcccaatgacatcaaatcCTTATTGGCCAAGGACCCTCTGTGGGATATTTTCCAGCTTCGAGCTGTGGTGACTGTGCTGAATCGGCTAGAATCTCATTTTCTCATTCTTCGAGAAACTCAGATCATGGTTGAGGAGATCAATCACAATGAGGATATGCTTGCACTCTTCAGGCCTGAGGTGTATAATACAATTAACAGTCTACGTGAGTTGGAGGGGAAGCTGTTGGAAAAAGGGATCGAGGATTTGGTTCAGCAG AGACAGGATCTTATGGCGAGTGAGGCGGTCGCCGCATATCTTACCCAGCAACAGGCTGATGATGTCGAAGAGGATTTCTCGTGA
- a CDS encoding P-loop containing nucleoside triphosphate hydrolase protein translates to MPRDPLIGLVGKPSSGKSTTLNSLTDATSKVGNFPFTTIDPQRAIGYLQIECACQRYGVSDKCRPNYGGCIEGRRSVPIELLDVAGLVPGAHQGRGLGNKFLDDLRHADALIHVVDVSGTTDAEGKATRGYDPSQDIEWLHSEIVRWVLGNLMQRWGSIKRRHMAIKATAVDTLQGQFSGYGSTSTIVARCLDRIGLKEPLENWSDETVEKVVKAFIDEKFPTVYALNKIDHPDADKNISKIAKMQDPQSIVLCSAISEVFLRRLAKQNYIKYVEGSEFLDTREDLIDMGEPDGGGLKEMDEKLKTRVENLKDMVLYRFGSTGVVQCLSRAAELLGLVPVFPVRNIHTFASGAGSDAAFRDCVLVKKGTTVGDVAHKVMGDIPISYIEGVGGIRVSEDEIVQVGKHDVGVNLSITKLILVANSHPSFLGTILQAWPIDFSIQFIYS, encoded by the exons ATGCCCAGAGATCCATTGATTGGGTTGGTTGGAAAG CCATCCAGCGGGAAATCGACAACGCTGAATAGTTTGACAGATGCTACTTCAAAAGTTG GGAACTTCCC TTTCACTACGATCGATCCTCAGCGCGCCATTGGCTACCTCCAAATAGAATGTGCATGCCAGCGATACGGTGTGTCGGATAAGTGCAGACCGAATTATGGAGGCTGTATAGAAGGAAGACGCTCTGTTCCCATCGAGCTCTTAGACGTTGCAGGTCTCGTTCCAGGCGCGCATCAAGGTCGAGGGCTGGGCAACAAGTTCTTGGATGATTTGCGTCATGCAGATGCCTTGATCCACGTGGTTGATGTTAGTGGAACCACAGACGCAGAAG GGAAAGCAACTCGAGGTTACGATCCTTCACAAGATATTGAATGGCTACATTCCGAGATTGTGCGCTGGGTGTTAGGAAATTTGATGCAAAGATG GGGATCCATCAAGAGGAGACATATGGCCATAA AGGCGACGGCTGTGGACACCTTACAGGGGCAGTTCTCCGGTTATGGAAGTACGTCGACGATTGTTGCACGCTGCTTAGATCGGATAGGCTTGAAGGAGCCGCTTGAGAACTGGTCTGATGAGACTGTTGAGAAGGTTGTCAAAGCTTTTATCGATGAAAAATTCCCCACGGTCTATGCTTTAAATAAGATCGATCATCCCGACGCAGACAAG AATATCAGCAAAATTGCCAAAATGCAGGACCCTCAGTCCATTGTTCTCTGCTCCGCAATCTCAGAAGTGTTCCTTCGGAGGTTAGCGAAACAAAATTACATCAAATACGTTGAAGGAAGCGAATTCCTAGATACGCGAGAAGACCTCATAGACATGGGCGAGCCGGACGGCGGTGGCTTAAAGGAGATGgatgagaagttgaagac CCGTGTCGAGAATTTGAAAGACATGGTACTCTATCGTTTTGGCTCAACTGGAGTTGTGCAATGCCTTTCACGTGCCGCAGAGCTTCTGGGTCTGGTGCCAGTCTTCCCGGTAAGGAACATACACACTTTCGCATCAGGAGCCGGAAGTGATGCAGCGTTCCGTGATTGTGTCCTAGTTAAGAA GGGCACTACGGTTGGCGATGTTGCTCACAAGGTCATGGGCGATATACCGATCTCCTACATTGAGGGCGTTGGCGGTATCCGCGTCTCGGAAGATGAAATTGTACAAGTAGGAAAACATGATGTAGGTGTTAACCTTTCAATAACTAAGTTAATATTGGTCGCTAACTCGCATCCCTCGTTTTTAGGTACTATCCTTCAAGCCTGGCCGATAGATTTCAGTATCCAATTTATATACAGTTGA